A window of Hippoglossus stenolepis isolate QCI-W04-F060 chromosome 16, HSTE1.2, whole genome shotgun sequence contains these coding sequences:
- the mapk8ip3 gene encoding C-Jun-amino-terminal kinase-interacting protein 3 isoform X4 → MMELQIDEVVYQDDYGSGSVMSERVSGLANSIYREFERLIRSYDEEVVKELMPLVVNVLENLDGVLTENQEHEVELELLKEDNEQLITQYEREKALRKQAEEKFIEFEDALEAEKKDLQVQVEFLELQGKQLELKTKNYSDQITRLEERESDTKKEYNALHQRHTEMIQTYVEHIERSKMQQAGTNSQSEGPGCGRTKAERPPSLSLYPSGEGMVRGGLGGARMMPGKDTWQVSELGQSISSSAYQEDGSESDSVAATPSSTGSKSNTPTSSVPSATVTPINEGCLPNSEFDAMRAGNHRKSAKRLSRNMEVQVSQETRNVSIGMGSSDEWSEFQEIIDSTPELDMCVDHRGYGGGNSPSQGIVNEAFGINTDSLYHEIKDAKSDIIGDVDAGAELLGEFSVRDDFFGMGKEVENLLTENKQLLETKNALNIVKNDLIAKVDELSGVQEVLREELEAVRQSKNKVDARVKELEEELKRLRAEALGASRDSKDEGADDFSSPMQDGDMTMTQRRRFTRVEMARVLMERNQYKERLMELQEAVRWTEMIRASRESPPITEKKKSTIWQFFARLFSTSSSPPPVKRPYYSVNIHYKSPSPAGFSQRRSQTMCQISTSNRTLEFFPEELASNGVASLLSDSAVLARREQRREQYRQVREHMRRDDGIMQACGWSVPSRFKQTGGQTDTAQESPLKRQQTTNEKDDNRMKNVPVPVYCRPLVEKDPNRKLWCAAGVDLSGWRAGSQESPPSRALLGGSDPLHADEDGAEKKSSHTSPEKRKSKELQETDSMNSRVWILTSTHSASKVVIIDANQPGSLVDQFNVCNAHVLCISSVPAASESDYPAGEIVLDPGDAGAGAGEDTGSVENMLAGITLVGCATNCSVARSNCSSRTDTPIMDKGQAPTAPPMNGKIHPAQSAEEATEATEVSESTANHTMGSGPPGPFTEHVFTDPQPRPTDVSDRNGGLSKEESSQPPESEDGCDDSKSYTSVAPTMWLGAQNGWLYVHSAVGNWKKCLHSIKLKDSVLSLVHVKGRVLVALADGTLAIFHRSEDGQWDLSNYHLMDLGRPHHSIRCMAVVHDKVWCGYKNKIHVIQPKSMQIEKSFDAHPRRESQVRQLAWIGDGVWVSIRLDSTLRLYHAHTHQHLQDVDIEPYVSKMLGTGKLGFSFVRITALLIGGNRLWVGTGNGVIISIPLTETVVLHRGQLLGLRANKVSPTSSGGVIHVYGDDGSEKSSGSFIPYCSMAQAQLCFHGHRDAVKFFVSVPGNVLATLNGSVLDSPSEGQGSTAPPEAEAQSVHNVLVLSGGEGYIDFRIGDGEDDETEEGESGGATQMKPALCKAERSHIIVWQVSYVPE, encoded by the exons ATGATGGAGCTGCAGATCGACGAGGTGGTCTACCAGGACGACTACGGCTCCGGCTCCGTGATGTCGGAGCGGGTGTCGGGCCTGGCCAACAGCATCTACCGGGAGTTCGAGCGGCTGATCCGCAGCTACGACGAGGAGGTGGTGAAGGAGCTGATGCCGCTGGTGGTGAACGTGCTGGAGAACCTGGACGGGGTGCTCACCGAGAACCAGGAGCACGaagtggagctggagctgctgaaggagGACAACGAGCAGCTCATCACCCAGTACGAGCGGGAGAAGGCGCTGAGGAAGCAGGCGGAGGAG AAATTCATTGAGTTTGAAGATGCCTTGGAAGCTGAGAAGAAGGACCTGCAGGTACAGGTGGAGTTTCTGGAGCTGCAGGGGAAACAGCTGGAGCTCAAGACAAAGAACTACTCCGACCAAA tcactCGGCTGGAGGAGCGAGAATCAGACACGAAGAAAGAGTACAACGCTCTGCACCAGCGCCACACTGAG ATGATCCAGACGTACGTCGAGCACATAGAGCGGTCCAAAATGCAGCAGGCAGGGACCAACAGCCAATCGGAAGGCCCCGGCTGTGGACGAAC CAAAGCGGAGCGCCCGCCGTCGTTGAGCCTGTACCCCAGCGGCGAGGGCATGGTACGTGGGGGTCTCGGGGGGGCTAGGATGATGCCCGGGAAAGACACCTGGCAGGTCAGCGAGCTCGGCCAGTCAATCTCCAGCTCTGCCTATCAG GAGGATGGATCCGAGTCCGACTCAGTAGCAGCCACGCCCAGCAGCACGGGGAGCAAGTCCAACACACCCACCTCCTCCGTCCCCTCCGCCACCGTCACCCCGATCAACGAGGGCTGCCTCCCCAACTCCGAGTTCGATGCCATGCGGGCCGGGAACCACAGGAAAAGTGCCAAGCGGCTCAGCCGGAATATGGAAGTGCAGGTTTCCCAGGAAACCAGGAACGTCAGCATCG GTATGGGAAGCAGTGATGAGTGGTCCGAGTTCCAGGAGATCATCGATTCTACTCCTGAGCTCGACATGTGTGTGGACCACCGCGGGTACGGGGGAGGAAACAG ccCCTCCCAGGGCATCGTGAACGAGGCCTTCGGCATCAACACCGACTCCCTTTATCACGAGATCAAAGACGCCAAGTCGGACATCATCGGAGACGTAGATGCAGGCGCCGAGCTGCTCG GCGAGTTCTCAG TCCGCGATGATTTCTTCG GGATGGGCAAGGAGGTGGAGAACCTGCTGACAGAGAACAAACAGCTCCTAGAGACCAA AAACGCTCTGAACATTGTGAAAAACGACCTTATTGCCAAAGTGGACGAGCTGTCGGGGGTGCAGGAGGTGctgagggaggagctggaggccgTGAGGCAGTCGAAGAACAAGGTGGACGCCAGAgtcaaggagctggaggaagaacTCAAGAG GTTAAGAGCCGAAGCTCTCGGTGCGTCTCGGGACTCTAAGGATGAAGGAGCGGATGAT TTCTCATCACCCATGCAGGACGGCGACATGACAATGACCCAGCGGCGGCGATTCACCCGGGTGGAGATGGCGCGCGTGCTGATGGAGAGGAACCAGTACAAAGAGAGACTGATGGAACTGCAGGAGGCCGTACGGTGGACGGAAATGATCAG GGCGTCACGGGAGAGTCCTCcaatcacagagaaaaagaagtcAACCATCTGGCAGTT CTTTGCACGTCTCTTCAGCACGTCGTCCAGCCCTCCGCCGGTCAAGCGGCCGTACTACAGCGTCAACATCCACTACAAGTCGCCCTCGCCGGCCGGCTTCTCTCAGCGACGCAGCCAAACCATGTGTCAGATCTCCACCTCCAACCGCACGCTGGAATTCTTCCCCGAAGA ACTGGCCAGTAACGGTGTTGCGTCTCTCCTCAGTGACTCGGCGGTCTTAGCCCGCCGAGAGCAGCGGCGCGAACAGTACCGGCAGGTCCGCGAGCACATGCGCCGCGATGACGGCATCATGCAGGCCTGTGGCTGGAGTGTGCCGTCACGCTTcaaacag ACTGGTGGTCAGACGGACACCGCTCAGGAAAGCCCGCTGAAGAGACAACAG ACCACCAACGAAAAAGATGATAATCGCATGAAGAATGTTCCTGTCCCGGTGTActgtcgccccctggtggagaAGGACCCCAACAGGAAG ttGTGGTGTGCGGCAGGCGTGGACCTGTCAGGATGGAGGGCCGGCAGCCAGGAGTCGCCACCAAGCAGAGCCCTGTTGGGCGGCAGCGATCCCCTGCACGCTGACGAGGACGGAGCGGAGAAGAAGAGCAGCCACACGTCCCCGGAGAAGAGGAAG TCAAAGGAGCTCCAAGAAACAGACAGCATGAACAGTCGAGTGTGGATACTCACCAGCACTCACTCTGCCAGCAAGGTGGTCATCATCGACGCCAACCAGCCGGGCTCACTGGTCGACCAGTTCAACGTCTGCAACGCCCACGTGCTCTGCATCTCCAGCGTCCCAG ctgcCAGTGAGAGTGACTACCCAGCAGGAGAGATCGTGTTGGATCCGGGTGACGCTGGCGCCGGCGCAGGCGAGGACACCGGTAGTGTGGAGAACATGTTGGCCGGTATCACTCTCGTCGGCTGCGCCACCAACTGCAGCGTTGCCCGTAGCAACTGCTCCTCACGCACTGACACCCCCATAATGGACAAAGGACAAG CCCCCACTGCTCCCCCCATGAACGGGAAGATTCACCCTGCACAGTCGGCCGAGGAAGCCACTGAAGCCACAGAGGTCTCAGAGTCAACAGCCAACCACACGATGGGATCCGGCCCTCCAGGACCATTCACCGAGCACGTCTTCACCGATCCCCAGCCTCGTCCTACAGACGTCTCCGACAG AAACGGAGGCCTGTCCAAAGAGGAATCGTCTCAGCCTCCAGAGTCAGAGGACGGATGCGACGATTCCAAAAGCTACACGAGCGTGGCCCCCACCATGTGGCTCGGGGCCCAGAACGGCTG GCTCTACGTGCACTCGGCCGTTGGAAACTGGAAGAAGTGTCTCCACTCCATCAAACTCAAAGACTCGGTGCTCAGCTTGGT GCATGTGAAAGGTCGTGTGCTGGTCGCCCTCGCTGACGGGACCCTCGCCATTTTCCACAGATCAGAGG ACGGCCAGTGGGATTTGTCCAACTACCACCTCATGGACCTCGGTCGGCCTCATCACTCCATCCGCTGCATGGCGGTCGTCCACGACAAGGTGTGGTGCGGCTACAAGAACAAGATCCACGTCATCCAGCCCAAGAGCATGCAGATCGAG AAGTCCTTCGACGCGCACCCCCGCAGGGAGAGCCAGGTGCGGCAGCTAGCGTGGATCGGCGATGGCGTGTGGGTGTCGATCCGGCTCGACTCCACCCTGCGCCTCTACCACGCCCACACGCACCAGCACCTCCAGGACGTGGACATTGAGCCGTACGTCAGCAAGATGCTGG GTACCGGCAAGCTGGGCTTCTCCTTCGTGCGAATCACGGCGCTTCTGATCGGTGGGAATCGCCTGTGGGTAGGAACTGGGAACGGTGTGATCATCTCCATCCCACTGACGGAGA CGGTGGTCCTTCACCGGGGACAGCTCCTGGGTTTGAGGG CCAATAAGGTGTCTCCAACATCCTCCGGGGGAGTCATCCACGTGTACGGCGACGACGGCTCTGAAAAGAGCAGCGGCAGCTTCATCCCCTACTGCTCGATGGCACAGGCCCAGCTCTGTTTCCACGGACACCGAGACGCAGTCAAGTTCTTCGTATCAGTGCCCG gcaaTGTTCTGGCCACCCTGAATGGCAGCGTGCTGGACAGTCCGTCTGAGGGGCAGGGCTCCACAGCGCCCCCAGAGGCCGAGGCCCAGAGTGTTCACAACGTGCTGGtgctgagtggaggagagggcTACATCGACTTCCGTATCG gcGATGGAGAAGACGACgagacggaggagggagagagcggtGGGGCCACGCAGATGAAACCTGCCTTGTGCAAAGCGGAGCGGAGCCACATCATCGTCTGGCAGGTGTCTTACGTACCCGAGTGA
- the mapk8ip3 gene encoding C-Jun-amino-terminal kinase-interacting protein 3 isoform X11 yields the protein MMELQIDEVVYQDDYGSGSVMSERVSGLANSIYREFERLIRSYDEEVVKELMPLVVNVLENLDGVLTENQEHEVELELLKEDNEQLITQYEREKALRKQAEEKFIEFEDALEAEKKDLQVQVEFLELQGKQLELKTKNYSDQITRLEERESDTKKEYNALHQRHTEMIQTYVEHIERSKMQQAGTNSQSEGPGCGRTKAERPPSLSLYPSGEGMEDGSESDSVAATPSSTGSKSNTPTSSVPSATVTPINEGCLPNSEFDAMRAGNHRKSAKRLSRNMEVQVSQETRNVSIGMGSSDEWSEFQEIIDSTPELDMCVDHRGYGGGNSPSQGIVNEAFGINTDSLYHEIKDAKSDIIGDVDAGAELLGEFSVRDDFFGMGKEVENLLTENKQLLETKNALNIVKNDLIAKVDELSGVQEVLREELEAVRQSKNKVDARVKELEEELKRLRAEALGASRDSKDEGADDFSSPMQDGDMTMTQRRRFTRVEMARVLMERNQYKERLMELQEAVRWTEMIRASRESPPITEKKKSTIWQFFARLFSTSSSPPPVKRPYYSVNIHYKSPSPAGFSQRRSQTMCQISTSNRTLEFFPEELASNGVASLLSDSAVLARREQRREQYRQVREHMRRDDGIMQACGWSVPSRFKQTGGQTDTAQESPLKRQQTTNEKDDNRMKNVPVPVYCRPLVEKDPNRKLWCAAGVDLSGWRAGSQESPPSRALLGGSDPLHADEDGAEKKSSHTSPEKRKSKELQETDSMNSRVWILTSTHSASKVVIIDANQPGSLVDQFNVCNAHVLCISSVPAASESDYPAGEIVLDPGDAGAGAGEDTGSVENMLAGITLVGCATNCSVARSNCSSRTDTPIMDKGQAPTAPPMNGKIHPAQSAEEATEATEVSESTANHTMGSGPPGPFTEHVFTDPQPRPTDVSDRNGGLSKEESSQPPESEDGCDDSKSYTSVAPTMWLGAQNGWLYVHSAVGNWKKCLHSIKLKDSVLSLVHVKGRVLVALADGTLAIFHRSEDGQWDLSNYHLMDLGRPHHSIRCMAVVHDKVWCGYKNKIHVIQPKSMQIEKSFDAHPRRESQVRQLAWIGDGVWVSIRLDSTLRLYHAHTHQHLQDVDIEPYVSKMLGTGKLGFSFVRITALLIGGNRLWVGTGNGVIISIPLTETVVLHRGQLLGLRANKVSPTSSGGVIHVYGDDGSEKSSGSFIPYCSMAQAQLCFHGHRDAVKFFVSVPGNVLATLNGSVLDSPSEGQGSTAPPEAEAQSVHNVLVLSGGEGYIDFRIGDGEDDETEEGESGGATQMKPALCKAERSHIIVWQVSYVPE from the exons ATGATGGAGCTGCAGATCGACGAGGTGGTCTACCAGGACGACTACGGCTCCGGCTCCGTGATGTCGGAGCGGGTGTCGGGCCTGGCCAACAGCATCTACCGGGAGTTCGAGCGGCTGATCCGCAGCTACGACGAGGAGGTGGTGAAGGAGCTGATGCCGCTGGTGGTGAACGTGCTGGAGAACCTGGACGGGGTGCTCACCGAGAACCAGGAGCACGaagtggagctggagctgctgaaggagGACAACGAGCAGCTCATCACCCAGTACGAGCGGGAGAAGGCGCTGAGGAAGCAGGCGGAGGAG AAATTCATTGAGTTTGAAGATGCCTTGGAAGCTGAGAAGAAGGACCTGCAGGTACAGGTGGAGTTTCTGGAGCTGCAGGGGAAACAGCTGGAGCTCAAGACAAAGAACTACTCCGACCAAA tcactCGGCTGGAGGAGCGAGAATCAGACACGAAGAAAGAGTACAACGCTCTGCACCAGCGCCACACTGAG ATGATCCAGACGTACGTCGAGCACATAGAGCGGTCCAAAATGCAGCAGGCAGGGACCAACAGCCAATCGGAAGGCCCCGGCTGTGGACGAAC CAAAGCGGAGCGCCCGCCGTCGTTGAGCCTGTACCCCAGCGGCGAGGGCATG GAGGATGGATCCGAGTCCGACTCAGTAGCAGCCACGCCCAGCAGCACGGGGAGCAAGTCCAACACACCCACCTCCTCCGTCCCCTCCGCCACCGTCACCCCGATCAACGAGGGCTGCCTCCCCAACTCCGAGTTCGATGCCATGCGGGCCGGGAACCACAGGAAAAGTGCCAAGCGGCTCAGCCGGAATATGGAAGTGCAGGTTTCCCAGGAAACCAGGAACGTCAGCATCG GTATGGGAAGCAGTGATGAGTGGTCCGAGTTCCAGGAGATCATCGATTCTACTCCTGAGCTCGACATGTGTGTGGACCACCGCGGGTACGGGGGAGGAAACAG ccCCTCCCAGGGCATCGTGAACGAGGCCTTCGGCATCAACACCGACTCCCTTTATCACGAGATCAAAGACGCCAAGTCGGACATCATCGGAGACGTAGATGCAGGCGCCGAGCTGCTCG GCGAGTTCTCAG TCCGCGATGATTTCTTCG GGATGGGCAAGGAGGTGGAGAACCTGCTGACAGAGAACAAACAGCTCCTAGAGACCAA AAACGCTCTGAACATTGTGAAAAACGACCTTATTGCCAAAGTGGACGAGCTGTCGGGGGTGCAGGAGGTGctgagggaggagctggaggccgTGAGGCAGTCGAAGAACAAGGTGGACGCCAGAgtcaaggagctggaggaagaacTCAAGAG GTTAAGAGCCGAAGCTCTCGGTGCGTCTCGGGACTCTAAGGATGAAGGAGCGGATGAT TTCTCATCACCCATGCAGGACGGCGACATGACAATGACCCAGCGGCGGCGATTCACCCGGGTGGAGATGGCGCGCGTGCTGATGGAGAGGAACCAGTACAAAGAGAGACTGATGGAACTGCAGGAGGCCGTACGGTGGACGGAAATGATCAG GGCGTCACGGGAGAGTCCTCcaatcacagagaaaaagaagtcAACCATCTGGCAGTT CTTTGCACGTCTCTTCAGCACGTCGTCCAGCCCTCCGCCGGTCAAGCGGCCGTACTACAGCGTCAACATCCACTACAAGTCGCCCTCGCCGGCCGGCTTCTCTCAGCGACGCAGCCAAACCATGTGTCAGATCTCCACCTCCAACCGCACGCTGGAATTCTTCCCCGAAGA ACTGGCCAGTAACGGTGTTGCGTCTCTCCTCAGTGACTCGGCGGTCTTAGCCCGCCGAGAGCAGCGGCGCGAACAGTACCGGCAGGTCCGCGAGCACATGCGCCGCGATGACGGCATCATGCAGGCCTGTGGCTGGAGTGTGCCGTCACGCTTcaaacag ACTGGTGGTCAGACGGACACCGCTCAGGAAAGCCCGCTGAAGAGACAACAG ACCACCAACGAAAAAGATGATAATCGCATGAAGAATGTTCCTGTCCCGGTGTActgtcgccccctggtggagaAGGACCCCAACAGGAAG ttGTGGTGTGCGGCAGGCGTGGACCTGTCAGGATGGAGGGCCGGCAGCCAGGAGTCGCCACCAAGCAGAGCCCTGTTGGGCGGCAGCGATCCCCTGCACGCTGACGAGGACGGAGCGGAGAAGAAGAGCAGCCACACGTCCCCGGAGAAGAGGAAG TCAAAGGAGCTCCAAGAAACAGACAGCATGAACAGTCGAGTGTGGATACTCACCAGCACTCACTCTGCCAGCAAGGTGGTCATCATCGACGCCAACCAGCCGGGCTCACTGGTCGACCAGTTCAACGTCTGCAACGCCCACGTGCTCTGCATCTCCAGCGTCCCAG ctgcCAGTGAGAGTGACTACCCAGCAGGAGAGATCGTGTTGGATCCGGGTGACGCTGGCGCCGGCGCAGGCGAGGACACCGGTAGTGTGGAGAACATGTTGGCCGGTATCACTCTCGTCGGCTGCGCCACCAACTGCAGCGTTGCCCGTAGCAACTGCTCCTCACGCACTGACACCCCCATAATGGACAAAGGACAAG CCCCCACTGCTCCCCCCATGAACGGGAAGATTCACCCTGCACAGTCGGCCGAGGAAGCCACTGAAGCCACAGAGGTCTCAGAGTCAACAGCCAACCACACGATGGGATCCGGCCCTCCAGGACCATTCACCGAGCACGTCTTCACCGATCCCCAGCCTCGTCCTACAGACGTCTCCGACAG AAACGGAGGCCTGTCCAAAGAGGAATCGTCTCAGCCTCCAGAGTCAGAGGACGGATGCGACGATTCCAAAAGCTACACGAGCGTGGCCCCCACCATGTGGCTCGGGGCCCAGAACGGCTG GCTCTACGTGCACTCGGCCGTTGGAAACTGGAAGAAGTGTCTCCACTCCATCAAACTCAAAGACTCGGTGCTCAGCTTGGT GCATGTGAAAGGTCGTGTGCTGGTCGCCCTCGCTGACGGGACCCTCGCCATTTTCCACAGATCAGAGG ACGGCCAGTGGGATTTGTCCAACTACCACCTCATGGACCTCGGTCGGCCTCATCACTCCATCCGCTGCATGGCGGTCGTCCACGACAAGGTGTGGTGCGGCTACAAGAACAAGATCCACGTCATCCAGCCCAAGAGCATGCAGATCGAG AAGTCCTTCGACGCGCACCCCCGCAGGGAGAGCCAGGTGCGGCAGCTAGCGTGGATCGGCGATGGCGTGTGGGTGTCGATCCGGCTCGACTCCACCCTGCGCCTCTACCACGCCCACACGCACCAGCACCTCCAGGACGTGGACATTGAGCCGTACGTCAGCAAGATGCTGG GTACCGGCAAGCTGGGCTTCTCCTTCGTGCGAATCACGGCGCTTCTGATCGGTGGGAATCGCCTGTGGGTAGGAACTGGGAACGGTGTGATCATCTCCATCCCACTGACGGAGA CGGTGGTCCTTCACCGGGGACAGCTCCTGGGTTTGAGGG CCAATAAGGTGTCTCCAACATCCTCCGGGGGAGTCATCCACGTGTACGGCGACGACGGCTCTGAAAAGAGCAGCGGCAGCTTCATCCCCTACTGCTCGATGGCACAGGCCCAGCTCTGTTTCCACGGACACCGAGACGCAGTCAAGTTCTTCGTATCAGTGCCCG gcaaTGTTCTGGCCACCCTGAATGGCAGCGTGCTGGACAGTCCGTCTGAGGGGCAGGGCTCCACAGCGCCCCCAGAGGCCGAGGCCCAGAGTGTTCACAACGTGCTGGtgctgagtggaggagagggcTACATCGACTTCCGTATCG gcGATGGAGAAGACGACgagacggaggagggagagagcggtGGGGCCACGCAGATGAAACCTGCCTTGTGCAAAGCGGAGCGGAGCCACATCATCGTCTGGCAGGTGTCTTACGTACCCGAGTGA